From a region of the Molothrus ater isolate BHLD 08-10-18 breed brown headed cowbird chromosome 15, BPBGC_Mater_1.1, whole genome shotgun sequence genome:
- the FBXW11 gene encoding F-box/WD repeat-containing protein 11 isoform X1, with the protein MEPDSVIEDKTIELMCSVPRSLWLGCSNLVESMCALRCLQSMPSVRCLQNTSVMEDQNEDESPKKNTLWQISNGTSSVIVSRKRPSEGNYEKEKDLCIKYFDQWSESDQVEFVEHLISRMCHYQHGHINSYLKPMLQRDFITALPEQGLDHIAENILSYLDARSLCAAELVCKEWQRVISEGMLWKKLIERMVRTDPLWKGLSERRGWDQYLFKNRPTDGPPNSFYRSLYPKIIQDIETIESNWRCGRHNLQRIQCRSENSKGVYCLQYDDEKIISGLRDNSIKIWDKTSLECLKVLTGHTGSVLCLQYDERVIVTGSSDSTVRVWDVNTGEVLNTLIHHNEAVLHLRFSNGLMVTCSKDRSIAVWDMASPTDITLRRVLVGHRAAVNVVDFDDKYIVSASGDRTIKVWSTSTCEFVRTLNGHKRGIACLQYRDRLVVSGSSDNTIRLWDIECGACLRVLEGHEELVRCIRFDNKRIVSGAYDGKIKVWDLQAALDPRAPASTLCLRTLVEHSGRVFRLQFDEFQIISSSHDDTILIWDFLNVPPSAQNETRSPSRTYTYISR; encoded by the exons aacacGTCAGTAATGGAGGATCAGAATGAAGATGAGTCTCCAAAGAAAAATACCTTGTGGCAG ATAAGTAATGGAACTTCATCTGTGATTGTCTCAAGAAAAAGACCATCGGAAGGAAATTACGAAAAGGAAAAAGACttgtgtataaaatattttgaccaGTGGTCTGAATCAGATCAAGTGGAATTTGTGGAACACCTCATTTCCCGGATGTGTCACTATCAGCATGGACATATTAACTCCTACCTGAAGCCCATGTTACAGCGGGACTTCATCACTGCGCTGCCAG AGCAAGGCTTAGATCACATAGCAGAAAACATCCTTTCCTATCTCGATGCCAGAtccctgtgtgcagcagagctggtgtgtAAGGAGTGGCAGAGAGTGATCTCGGAGGGGATGCTGTGGAAGAAGCTCATTGAGAGGATGGTACGCACGGACCCgctctggaaggggctctcCGAGAGGAGGGGCTG GGATCAGTACCTGTTTAAAAACAGACCAACAGATGGGCCCCCAAATTCATTTTACAGGTCCTTATACCCAAAGATAATCCAGGATATAGAG ACTATAGAATCCAACTGGAGGTGTGGGAGGCACAACTTGCAAAGGATCCAGTGCCGCTCTGAGAACAGCAAAGGGGTCTACTGTTTACAGTATGATGATGAGAAGATCATCAGTGGCCTACGAGATAACTCCATTAAG ATTTGGGACAAAACAAGCTTGGAATGTTTGAAAGTATTGACGGGACATACTGGCTCAGTTCTTTGTCTGCAATATGATGAAAGAGTTATTGTAACTGGATCTTCAGATTCTACAGTGAG AGTCTGGGATGTAAATACCGGGGAGGTTCTGAACACGCTGATCCACCACAACGAGGCCGTGCTCCACCTGAGGTTCAGCAATGGGCTGATGGTGACGTGCTCCAAGGACAGGTCCATCGCCGTGTGGGACATGGCCTCCCCCACGGACATCACGCTGCGCCGCGTGCTGGTGGGACACCGCGCTGCTGTCAACGTGGTGGACTTCGATGACAAGTACATCGTGTCAGCCTCGGGGGACAGGACCATCAAG gtgtggaGCACCAGCACGTGCGAGTTCGTGCGGACCCTGAACGGGCACAAGCGCGGCATCGCCTGCCTGCAGTACCGGGACCGCCTCGTGGTCAGCGGCTCCTCGGACAACACCATCAG gctctgggacATTGAATGTGGTGCCTGTTTAAGAGTATTAGAAGGCCATGAAGAGCTGGTTCGGTGCATCAGGTTCGACAACAAGAGGATTGTTAGTGGAGCCTACGATGG GAAAATTAAAGTTTGGGACTTGCAAGCTGCTCTTGACCCTCGTGCCCCAGCAAGTACGTTATGCTTGCGTACGTTAGTG GAACATTCAGGACGTGTCTTTAGGCTCCAGTTTGATGAATTTCAGATCATTAGTAGTTCCCATGACGATACAATTCTGATTTGGGATTTCTTAAATGTGCCACCGAGTGCCCAGAACGAGACCCGCTCTCCATCTAGAACATACACCTACATCTCCAGATAA
- the FBXW11 gene encoding F-box/WD repeat-containing protein 11 isoform X2: MEPDSVIEDKTIELMNTSVMEDQNEDESPKKNTLWQISNGTSSVIVSRKRPSEGNYEKEKDLCIKYFDQWSESDQVEFVEHLISRMCHYQHGHINSYLKPMLQRDFITALPEQGLDHIAENILSYLDARSLCAAELVCKEWQRVISEGMLWKKLIERMVRTDPLWKGLSERRGWDQYLFKNRPTDGPPNSFYRSLYPKIIQDIETIESNWRCGRHNLQRIQCRSENSKGVYCLQYDDEKIISGLRDNSIKIWDKTSLECLKVLTGHTGSVLCLQYDERVIVTGSSDSTVRVWDVNTGEVLNTLIHHNEAVLHLRFSNGLMVTCSKDRSIAVWDMASPTDITLRRVLVGHRAAVNVVDFDDKYIVSASGDRTIKVWSTSTCEFVRTLNGHKRGIACLQYRDRLVVSGSSDNTIRLWDIECGACLRVLEGHEELVRCIRFDNKRIVSGAYDGKIKVWDLQAALDPRAPASTLCLRTLVEHSGRVFRLQFDEFQIISSSHDDTILIWDFLNVPPSAQNETRSPSRTYTYISR; encoded by the exons aacacGTCAGTAATGGAGGATCAGAATGAAGATGAGTCTCCAAAGAAAAATACCTTGTGGCAG ATAAGTAATGGAACTTCATCTGTGATTGTCTCAAGAAAAAGACCATCGGAAGGAAATTACGAAAAGGAAAAAGACttgtgtataaaatattttgaccaGTGGTCTGAATCAGATCAAGTGGAATTTGTGGAACACCTCATTTCCCGGATGTGTCACTATCAGCATGGACATATTAACTCCTACCTGAAGCCCATGTTACAGCGGGACTTCATCACTGCGCTGCCAG AGCAAGGCTTAGATCACATAGCAGAAAACATCCTTTCCTATCTCGATGCCAGAtccctgtgtgcagcagagctggtgtgtAAGGAGTGGCAGAGAGTGATCTCGGAGGGGATGCTGTGGAAGAAGCTCATTGAGAGGATGGTACGCACGGACCCgctctggaaggggctctcCGAGAGGAGGGGCTG GGATCAGTACCTGTTTAAAAACAGACCAACAGATGGGCCCCCAAATTCATTTTACAGGTCCTTATACCCAAAGATAATCCAGGATATAGAG ACTATAGAATCCAACTGGAGGTGTGGGAGGCACAACTTGCAAAGGATCCAGTGCCGCTCTGAGAACAGCAAAGGGGTCTACTGTTTACAGTATGATGATGAGAAGATCATCAGTGGCCTACGAGATAACTCCATTAAG ATTTGGGACAAAACAAGCTTGGAATGTTTGAAAGTATTGACGGGACATACTGGCTCAGTTCTTTGTCTGCAATATGATGAAAGAGTTATTGTAACTGGATCTTCAGATTCTACAGTGAG AGTCTGGGATGTAAATACCGGGGAGGTTCTGAACACGCTGATCCACCACAACGAGGCCGTGCTCCACCTGAGGTTCAGCAATGGGCTGATGGTGACGTGCTCCAAGGACAGGTCCATCGCCGTGTGGGACATGGCCTCCCCCACGGACATCACGCTGCGCCGCGTGCTGGTGGGACACCGCGCTGCTGTCAACGTGGTGGACTTCGATGACAAGTACATCGTGTCAGCCTCGGGGGACAGGACCATCAAG gtgtggaGCACCAGCACGTGCGAGTTCGTGCGGACCCTGAACGGGCACAAGCGCGGCATCGCCTGCCTGCAGTACCGGGACCGCCTCGTGGTCAGCGGCTCCTCGGACAACACCATCAG gctctgggacATTGAATGTGGTGCCTGTTTAAGAGTATTAGAAGGCCATGAAGAGCTGGTTCGGTGCATCAGGTTCGACAACAAGAGGATTGTTAGTGGAGCCTACGATGG GAAAATTAAAGTTTGGGACTTGCAAGCTGCTCTTGACCCTCGTGCCCCAGCAAGTACGTTATGCTTGCGTACGTTAGTG GAACATTCAGGACGTGTCTTTAGGCTCCAGTTTGATGAATTTCAGATCATTAGTAGTTCCCATGACGATACAATTCTGATTTGGGATTTCTTAAATGTGCCACCGAGTGCCCAGAACGAGACCCGCTCTCCATCTAGAACATACACCTACATCTCCAGATAA
- the FBXW11 gene encoding F-box/WD repeat-containing protein 11 isoform X3, with the protein MEDQNEDESPKKNTLWQISNGTSSVIVSRKRPSEGNYEKEKDLCIKYFDQWSESDQVEFVEHLISRMCHYQHGHINSYLKPMLQRDFITALPEQGLDHIAENILSYLDARSLCAAELVCKEWQRVISEGMLWKKLIERMVRTDPLWKGLSERRGWDQYLFKNRPTDGPPNSFYRSLYPKIIQDIETIESNWRCGRHNLQRIQCRSENSKGVYCLQYDDEKIISGLRDNSIKIWDKTSLECLKVLTGHTGSVLCLQYDERVIVTGSSDSTVRVWDVNTGEVLNTLIHHNEAVLHLRFSNGLMVTCSKDRSIAVWDMASPTDITLRRVLVGHRAAVNVVDFDDKYIVSASGDRTIKVWSTSTCEFVRTLNGHKRGIACLQYRDRLVVSGSSDNTIRLWDIECGACLRVLEGHEELVRCIRFDNKRIVSGAYDGKIKVWDLQAALDPRAPASTLCLRTLVEHSGRVFRLQFDEFQIISSSHDDTILIWDFLNVPPSAQNETRSPSRTYTYISR; encoded by the exons ATGGAGGATCAGAATGAAGATGAGTCTCCAAAGAAAAATACCTTGTGGCAG ATAAGTAATGGAACTTCATCTGTGATTGTCTCAAGAAAAAGACCATCGGAAGGAAATTACGAAAAGGAAAAAGACttgtgtataaaatattttgaccaGTGGTCTGAATCAGATCAAGTGGAATTTGTGGAACACCTCATTTCCCGGATGTGTCACTATCAGCATGGACATATTAACTCCTACCTGAAGCCCATGTTACAGCGGGACTTCATCACTGCGCTGCCAG AGCAAGGCTTAGATCACATAGCAGAAAACATCCTTTCCTATCTCGATGCCAGAtccctgtgtgcagcagagctggtgtgtAAGGAGTGGCAGAGAGTGATCTCGGAGGGGATGCTGTGGAAGAAGCTCATTGAGAGGATGGTACGCACGGACCCgctctggaaggggctctcCGAGAGGAGGGGCTG GGATCAGTACCTGTTTAAAAACAGACCAACAGATGGGCCCCCAAATTCATTTTACAGGTCCTTATACCCAAAGATAATCCAGGATATAGAG ACTATAGAATCCAACTGGAGGTGTGGGAGGCACAACTTGCAAAGGATCCAGTGCCGCTCTGAGAACAGCAAAGGGGTCTACTGTTTACAGTATGATGATGAGAAGATCATCAGTGGCCTACGAGATAACTCCATTAAG ATTTGGGACAAAACAAGCTTGGAATGTTTGAAAGTATTGACGGGACATACTGGCTCAGTTCTTTGTCTGCAATATGATGAAAGAGTTATTGTAACTGGATCTTCAGATTCTACAGTGAG AGTCTGGGATGTAAATACCGGGGAGGTTCTGAACACGCTGATCCACCACAACGAGGCCGTGCTCCACCTGAGGTTCAGCAATGGGCTGATGGTGACGTGCTCCAAGGACAGGTCCATCGCCGTGTGGGACATGGCCTCCCCCACGGACATCACGCTGCGCCGCGTGCTGGTGGGACACCGCGCTGCTGTCAACGTGGTGGACTTCGATGACAAGTACATCGTGTCAGCCTCGGGGGACAGGACCATCAAG gtgtggaGCACCAGCACGTGCGAGTTCGTGCGGACCCTGAACGGGCACAAGCGCGGCATCGCCTGCCTGCAGTACCGGGACCGCCTCGTGGTCAGCGGCTCCTCGGACAACACCATCAG gctctgggacATTGAATGTGGTGCCTGTTTAAGAGTATTAGAAGGCCATGAAGAGCTGGTTCGGTGCATCAGGTTCGACAACAAGAGGATTGTTAGTGGAGCCTACGATGG GAAAATTAAAGTTTGGGACTTGCAAGCTGCTCTTGACCCTCGTGCCCCAGCAAGTACGTTATGCTTGCGTACGTTAGTG GAACATTCAGGACGTGTCTTTAGGCTCCAGTTTGATGAATTTCAGATCATTAGTAGTTCCCATGACGATACAATTCTGATTTGGGATTTCTTAAATGTGCCACCGAGTGCCCAGAACGAGACCCGCTCTCCATCTAGAACATACACCTACATCTCCAGATAA